In the Synechococcus sp. Nb3U1 genome, one interval contains:
- a CDS encoding DUF2949 domain-containing protein: MSLFNEASLEQQLLAQGIIDQRQLALARKLQQQQMGPLLMILLRLRFIDLDQMSGLIGDCYVS, encoded by the coding sequence ATGTCTCTGTTCAACGAAGCCTCCCTGGAACAGCAGTTGCTTGCCCAGGGCATTATCGATCAAAGACAGTTGGCTTTGGCGAGAAAGCTACAGCAACAGCAGATGGGGCCACTGTTGATGATTTTGCTGCGGCTCCGGTTCATTGATCTTGACCAGATGAGTGGGCTGATCGGTGATTGTTATGTCTCTTGA
- a CDS encoding response regulator produces the protein MVKRLKITWRSTPYDLLMLDVGLPDQNGIELCRVLRTQGYTQPILLLTAHNHSKTKVEGLDAGADDYLLPGQTL, from the coding sequence ATGGTCAAGAGGCTCAAGATTACCTGGAGGTCTACCCCCTACGACCTGTTGATGCTGGATGTCGGTCTCCCCGACCAAAATGGCATTGAACTGTGTCGAGTCCTGCGCACCCAAGGCTACACCCAGCCGATCCTGCTCTTAACCGCCCACAACCACAGCAAGACTAAAGTGGAAGGGTTGGATGCTGGGGCCGACGATTACCTGTTACCTGGTCAAACCCTTTGA